From one [Chlorobium] sp. 445 genomic stretch:
- a CDS encoding alpha/beta hydrolase — protein sequence MTNVKRSFLLVCLIALSGCGNSKLYHAAPPMKFQDIAYPFGTEMKSVNGVMMAYYDSKGAGQPIVLIHGLASNMGFWRYNIPTLQAQGVRVIAVDLIGYGKSSKPYSAPYTLKFYAETVRALLSELGITKATWVGHSMGGQIAMTAALHFPESVEKLVLLSPAGFEAFKQGEGDWLRNATTPDFVKKTPQERVRANITNNFYEWNDEWEWLIEERVRLAGTEEFDRFAYAVWKCVGAMLDEYVWDKLGKIQAPTLVLAGENDNLIPNPFLHGGRTREVMEQGVKAMPNAKLLMLPQTGHMIQIERSAEVSEAILNFLRSDALRTNVAK from the coding sequence ATGACGAACGTAAAACGCTCTTTCTTGCTTGTCTGCCTCATCGCACTCTCAGGATGCGGCAATTCTAAACTCTACCATGCCGCCCCACCGATGAAGTTTCAGGATATTGCTTATCCTTTCGGCACCGAGATGAAATCCGTCAATGGTGTCATGATGGCGTATTATGATAGCAAAGGTGCAGGTCAGCCGATTGTTCTTATTCACGGGCTTGCTAGCAATATGGGCTTTTGGCGATACAATATCCCCACTCTGCAAGCACAAGGCGTTCGCGTTATTGCCGTTGATTTAATTGGATATGGCAAATCATCAAAGCCTTATTCAGCGCCCTACACCTTGAAATTTTATGCTGAGACCGTTCGCGCGCTGCTGAGCGAACTTGGCATCACGAAAGCAACTTGGGTTGGGCACTCTATGGGTGGACAAATTGCTATGACTGCCGCCCTGCACTTTCCTGAATCCGTAGAGAAATTGGTTTTGCTCTCACCTGCTGGGTTCGAGGCTTTCAAACAAGGCGAAGGCGACTGGCTACGCAACGCTACCACTCCTGACTTTGTCAAGAAAACACCGCAAGAGCGTGTGCGCGCTAACATCACCAACAATTTCTATGAATGGAATGATGAATGGGAATGGCTCATTGAAGAGCGTGTGCGTTTAGCTGGCACAGAAGAGTTCGATCGATTCGCTTATGCCGTGTGGAAATGCGTTGGCGCCATGCTCGATGAATATGTCTGGGATAAGCTCGGAAAAATTCAGGCACCTACACTTGTGCTTGCAGGTGAAAACGACAATCTCATTCCCAACCCATTTTTGCATGGCGGTCGCACACGTGAAGTGATGGAACAAGGCGTCAAAGCGATGCCTAACGCAAAACTTTTGATGCTTCCACAAACTGGGCACATGATTCAAATTGAGCGCAGCGCAGAAGTCAGTGAGGCAATTTTGAACTTTTTGCGCAGTGACGCTTTGCGTACTAACGTCGCAAAGTAA